From the genome of Pseudomonas sihuiensis:
CTCAACGACGGCTTGGAAGAGGGCGCCTTCGCCTTCGATCAGGCCGCCTGTCACAGCCCGCTGCCGCGTGCCTATCACTGGGCCGACGGCAGCGCCTACGTCAACCACGTCGAGCTGGTGCGCAAGGCGCGCGGCGCCGAGATGCCCGAATCCTTCTGGCATGATCCACTGATGTACCAGGGCGGCGCCGATGCCTTTATCCCGCCGCACAGCCCGATCAGCCTGGCCGACGAAGCCTGGGGCATCGACCTGGAGGCCGAGCTGGCAGTGATCACCGACGACGTGCCGATGGGCGCCACGCCGGCCGAAGCGGCAGGCCATATCCGCCTGCTGATGCTGGTCAACGACGTCTCGCTGCGCAATCTGATCCCTGGCGAGTTGGCCAAGGGCTTTGGTTTCTACCAGAGCAAGCCGTCATCGAGCTTCTCGCCGGTGGCCATCACCCCGGACGAGCTGGGCGAGAGCTGGAAGGACGGCAAGGTGCATCGGCCGCTGGTGTCGCATATCAACGGCGCGCTGTTCGGCCAGCCGAACGCCGGCGTCGACATGACCTTCAACTTCCCAACCCTGGTAGCGCATGCCGCCAAGACCCGGCCGCTGGGCGCCGGCACCATCATCGGTTCGGGCACCGTGTCCAACTACGACCGCAGTGCCGGTTCTTCCTGCCTGGCGGAAAAGCGCATGCTGGAGATCGTCGAGCAGGGCGAGGCGAAGACGCCGTTCCTCAAGTTCGGCGACCGGGTGCGCATCGAGATGTTCGACGTTGCCGGGCAGAGCATCTTCGGCGCCATCGATCAGGTGGTGGAAAAGTACGACGCCCGCTGATCTGTAGGAGCGGCTTCAGCCGCGATTTGTCTGAAGTCGCTAAAAGCATCGCGGCTGAAGCCGCTCCTACGCAGGTCGCGTTTCGCGAGGAATCCGCAATGTTGAAACTCTACGGCTACTGGCGCTCCAGCGCCGCCTACCGGGTGCGTATCGCCCTGAACCTCAAGGGCCTGGCTTACCAGCAGGTGCCAGTGCACCTGGTCAAGGACGGCGGCCAGCAGCACGGCGCTGACTACCGCGCGCTGAACCCGCAGCAGTTGCTGCCGCTGCTGGTGGACGAGGAGAACGGTGGCGTGCGTGTCGCCCAGTCGCTGGCGATCATCGAATACCTCGAAGAGATCTTCCCGGTGCCGGCGCTGTTGCCAGCGGATCCGGCCGAGCGTGCCCAGGTGCGGGCGCTGGCGCTGCATATCGCCTGCGACGTGCATCCGCTGAACAACCTGCGCGTGCTGCAGTACCTGTCCAGCGAACTGGGCGTCGCCGATGAGGCGAAAAACGCCTGGTACCGGCACTGGGTCGCGCTCGGTCTGGCCGCCGTGGAGGAGGGCCTGGCCGCATTCGACGGACGCCTGTCGCTCGGCGAGCGGCCTGGATATCTGGAAGCCTGCCTGATTCCGCAGCTGTATAATGCGCGGCGTTTTAACTGTGACCTTGCCGCGTACCCACGCATTGTCGCCATGGCGGCGCGCTGTGAACCCCTGGAGGCCTTCCAACTGGCCGCACCGGAGGCACAAGCCGACGCCCAGTGACACCTTCGGCTTCAACCCAAGCCTTGCATTCCGCTGCGCCACAAGCGCGGCGGGTCCGATTCCGTCACAGATAAAAACAAACAGGTGACGCATGACCCGTGAAAAACCGAAGAACCTCTGGCTCTCGCGCTGGGGCTTCATCCTCGCTGCAACCGGCTCGGCCGTCGGCCTGGGCAATATCTGGAAATTCCCCTACATCACCGGCGAATACGGCGGCGGCGCCTTCGTGCTGATGTACCTGGCGTGCATCCTGGCCATCGGCATTCCGGTGATGATGACCGAGATCGCCATCGGTCGCCGTGGTCGCGGCAGCCCCATCGACGCCATCGGCCGCGTGGTACGCGAGAACGGTGGCAACCCGCTATGGAAGGCGGTTGGCGGTATGGCCATGCTCGCCGGTTTCATGATCCTGTGCTTCTACGTGATCGTTGCTGGTTGGGCTTTCGCCTACACGTGGAAGATGCTCGACGGCTCCCTGGCCGCCACCAGCGTCGAGGCGCTGGGTGGGGTGTTCGAAGCGCACAACGCCAACCCCTGGCAGCTTGGCGGCTGGAGCGTGCTGGTGGCGCTGCTGACCCTGTGGATCGTCGCCAGGGGCGTGCAGAAAGGCATCGAAAACGCGGTGCGCTGGATGATGCCGGGCCTGGCCCTGATGCTCATCGTGCTGGTCGGCTACGCCTTCACCAGCGGCAGTTTCAGCGCCGGTTTCGATTTCCTGTTCCATTTCGATGCCTCGAAAATCACCGGCGAGGCGCTGTTGGCCGCATTGGGCCATGCCTTCTTCACCCTCAGCCTGGCCTCGGGCGCCATTCTCACCTATGGCTCCTACATCCCGGACGGTCAATCCATCGCGCGGACCACCTTCATCGTTGCACTTTGCGATACCTGCGTGGCGCTGCTGGCCGGTCTGGCGATCTTCCCGATTATCTTCGCCAACGGCATGAGCCCCAGCGCCGGGCCGGGGCTGATCTTCATGAGCCTGCCGCTGGCCTTCCAGCAGATGCCATTCGGCACCGCGTTCGGCGTCTTGTTCTTCGCCATGGTATCGATCGCCGCGCTGACCTCGGCGATCTCGATGATCGAGGCCAGCGTGGCCTACCTGAACGAAAAGCACGGTATCAGCCGCCTGCGCGCTGCCATCGGGGCCGGCGCGGTACTGCTGGTGATCAGCCTGCTGGCAATGCTGTCGTTCAACCTGCTGGCGGGCTGGACGCCGCTGGGCAAAAACTTCTTCGACTGGCTGGATTACCTCACCTCGCGCTGGATGATGCCGCTGGGTGGCATCTTCATGGTCGTACTCGCAGGCTACGCACTGCGCGGCGAGATCATGCGTGATGAGCTCGATCTGCCGCCTGCGGGGTACGCACTGTGGCTGTTCATGGTGCGCTACGTCAGCCCGGTGCTGATCATGGTGGTGTTCCTGCATGCGCTGGGCTGGCTGATATTCGATCCCGTACTGCAGTGGTACTGGATTGCCGGTGCCATCGGCCTGCTGGCTGTGGCTGGCGAATTGCTGCGGCCACGAGTGATGCCGGTACTGACTGGCCGCTGAGTCGTTGATGACAGACCGAGGCGCAGCTCCGTGAGGGGCTGCGCCTTTTTTTGTCGGCGAAAAATCGCCAGTAAATCGGCGCCAATAAGCGGATAGTTGCCGAGCATGGCCAGATGTCTGCTTTTCAGGGGCTATGCTTAACAAAACCACTTGGCGAATTGCCAGTACTCAAGCTGGGCGCCTTTGCTGCCGATATATGGGGTTCGATTTGGCATAGCAGTTGCGTTGCCTTCCGACCAGGCCGCGTTCACGAGACGTGGCTCTATAAGAAGAACCTGGAGTTGTCCCCTATGTTTGAACCTGCCGCACGCCTATTCGCCAACCTTGCCGTCGGCAAGAAGTTATTCATCGGCTTCGGTCTGGTATTGCTGCTCACTGCAGCCATGACCGGCAGCGGCTTTCTCGCTGTACAGGCGGTGCTGCAAGGACATGCCCAGGTCGGCCAGTTGGCACAGGTCAACCAGGAGATTCTTCAGGCGCGTCGCCTGGAGCGCAGCTTCGCCATCGAGCAGACCCCGCAGAGTGCCGAGCTCGTGCGGGCCAGTTTGCTCAAGGTGCAGACACTGCTGGAAAAGCTCGCCCAGGACAGTTCTGGCGCCACCTCGCGCAATCAGACCATGCAGCAGGCCGTGGCCGAGTACCTCAAGCAGTTCGACAACTATGTCGAGCAGCAGGACAAGGCGCGCGAAGCACGGCAGGACATGCGCAGCGCCGCTGCCGAAGCGCGCGACCAGTTCGAGGTGATCGAGCTGGACATGTACGACGCAGTACGTGAACTGCGTCTGCAGGGCGACCGCCTGCGCGGCAGCGATCCGCTGACCCTGGCGGAAACAGCATCCGGTCTGAGCAAACGCATGCTCGATCTGCGTGGTCATGAAAGCCTGTACATCATCGACGGTTCGGCTGAGGCGCTGGAAGAATGGGAATACGTCAGTGAAGACCTGCAAACCGTGGCTCGCAGCCTGATGGTATGGCTCAACGACGACCAGAAAGGCGCCATTGACACCGCGCTGCAGGCGTTGACCCTCTATCAGCGTTCCTTCCTCTATTACCAGCAACTGCGTGAGCAGAACCTGGCCACTGAGAACGCCATGATCGAACGTGCGCGCTCGGTGGTGGACCTGGCCGAAGCAGCCCAAGCGGCGGCCGAGCAGAGCATGCTCGACGACAGCCAGCGCTCGCTGGTGATGCTCGGCATCATGGGTGCTGCCGCAGTGGTGCTGGGCCTGTGCGCGGCGTTGCTGATCACCCGTTTGATCGTCGCGCCGCTGCGCGAGACCGTGACTTTCGCCCAACGCATCGCCGCGGGCGATCTCAGCCAGAACATCCCGCAGGATCGCCGCGACGAAGTGGGCCAGTTGCTGGCCGCCATGCAGGACATGACCCTCAGCCTGCGCACCCTGGTCGGGCGTATTGGCGGGGGTGTCGGGCAGATCGCGGCGGCTGCCGAGCAATTGTCGGCGATCACCGCGCAGACCAGCGCCGGGGTGCAGACGCAGAAACTGGAAACCGAGCAGACCGCCACCGCCATGCACCAGATGGCTGCGACCGTGCAGGAAGTGGCACAGAACGCCGAGCAGGCCTCGCTGGCGGCGCGCGATGCGGATCTGGAAGCGCAGCAGGGCAATCGCGTGGTGCAGCAGGCGGTGGATCAGATCGACAGTCTGGCCAGCGAAGTGGAGCAGTCCGCCAAGGCCATCGCCGACCTGAATCAGGAAAGCGCGCGTATCGGCAGTGTGCTGGAAGTGATTCGCAACGTCGCCGAGCAGACCAACCTGCTGGCGCTCAACGCCGCCATCGAGGCGGCGCGTGCAGGTGAGCAGGGCCGTGGTTTCGCCGTGGTCGCCGATGAAGTACGCGCGCTGGCCAAGCGTGCCCAGGACAGCACCGAAGAGATCGAGAGCCTGATCGCCGGCCTGCAGCGCATGGCCAAGGGCGCCGTGCAGCAGATGGACAGCAGCCGCGACCTGACCCGCCGCACCGTCGAACTGGCGGGCGAGGCTGGGGACGCGCTGGGTCGCATCACCCAGGCGGTGAGTACCATCGAGCAGATGAACCAGCAGATCGCCGCCGCTGCCGAGGAGCAGAGCGCTGTGGCCGAGGCGATCAACGAGAGCGTCACCCGTGTGCGCGATATTGGTGAGCAGAGCGCTACCGCCACGGAACAGACTGCGGCCTCCAGCGCCGAGCTGGCGCGTTTGGGTGTCGAGCTGCAGGAGTTGGTGCGCCAGTTCCGCACCTGATTCGGGCGAGCCGGGACGCCGGCCGCAGGAGGGCGTAGGGCGGACTCAGGAGCGTCAGCGAACAGTCCGCCATCTTCGGTACGGCAAGAGTCCTAACGGCGTACTGCTTCGCGAGTACGCCCTACGGCGCTGGCGCGTTTGGGTGTCGAGCTGCAGGAGTTGGTGCGCCAGTTCCGCACCTGACTCGGGCTAGCCGGGACGCCGGCCGCGGGCGGACTCAGGAGCGTCAGCGAACAGTCCGCCATCTTCGGTGCGGCAAGAGTCCTAACGACGTACTGCTTCGCGAGTACGCCCTACAGCGCTGTGGGAGCTCGCTCCCACATGTTCAGGTTCGGGCCGGACTGAAGCGCTGGCCCGAGATCGCGGGATGATAGAGCGGCTGGACCTTGTTGCCCGCTGGGTCCAGCAGGTGAAAGCTGCGCGCGCCGTCGCCATGGTCGAAGGGCCGATCCAGCAGCGTCACCCCTTGTGCCTTGAGGTACTGGTACCAGGCGTCCAGCTCCTCGACGCTGTCGACGATGAAGCCGTAATGATCCACCAGCGCCACACCGTGGCTCTCGGCATAAGCGCGGCCGAGCGACAGGTTGTCGTTGCCGCAGGTCAGGTAGACCAGGTCCTCATTGGCACGGTGCAGCAACTGCATGCCCAGCACGTCCACGTAGAAACGCTCGCACTCTTCCAGGTTGGGTACCAGCAGGGCCAGATGACGCAGGCCATTGAGGCGCGATGGGCGTTCGAGCATCTTTTTACACTCCAATATGTATACAATTATTTTTCAAATATAAAACATAATGGAGGTTGCCGTGTACGTGCTATTGCTCAAGACCCAACTCAAACCCGGCAGTTTCGGGGCGTTCATGGATGCCATGCGCGTCAACGCCGCCGCTTCGGTGCGCGATGAGCCGGGCTGCCTGACCTTCGACGTGATGCGTGACCGCAGTGATCCCGATCTGGTGTGGCTGTACGAAGTGTACGTCGACGAGGCGGCTTTCGAGGCGCATACGCGAACTGCGCATTTCCTCGCCAGCCGGCCGCTGGTGGAACCACTGATCGAGCGTCAGGAGGCTATCGAAGCCGATATGCTGGCGCTCAATCCATCGCGCTGAAGTGAGGCTGCCCGTTGCACCACTGGCCGTTCCGAAGGCTGGGCTCGGTCAGGCCGGGCTCTGTGCCATCTGCATATCCAGCACCCGGATATGCCTTAGCTCGGGATAGTGCCAGTGCACGTCCAGATCCCAGAAGCGCGCGCCATAGCGGCGCTCCGGCTGCGGCTGCTGGTAGGCCGGGCGCGGATCCTGCGCCAGGCACTGCTCGATCAGCTCCACCAGCGGCTCGTTCAGGCGCAGCGCGTGTTGGCGCGCCAGGCGTAGCGCGTCATCCTGCCAGTCCACTGTAATCAGGGGTGGCGGTGCATCTGCCATATCGTTGTGCGCGTCGGCCACAGAATCTGCGTACGGCACATAGGGCTTGATATCCAGCACCGGGGTGCCGTCGAGCAGGTCGATACCGGACAGATGCAGGCGGTCCGGTTCCACTCGTTCCAGGCGTACCACGGACTGGCCGATGCCGTTGGGGCGATGGGTGGCGCGGGTGCTGAACACGCCTACCGCCTGGTTACCGCCCAGGCGTGGCGGGCGCACTTTCAGGCGCGGCTTGTCTTCCAGCGCCTGGTGAAAGAGAAACAGCAACCAGACATGGCTGACCTGTTCCAGGCCCTGCACGGCCTCGCCCTGATCGAAGGGGGGGAGCAGCTCCAGCACGCCGCGAGCGGCGGGCGCCAGGTGCGGCTGGCGAGGAATGGCGAATTTTTCCTTGAAGCAGGAGCGAACGATACCGACCGGAGAAACCAGATGCTGCATGGCGTCCTGCTTAGCGTCTGTTGACGGGGGCGTCGTGTGCCACGCGGCAGCCGGCATCGCGGAATGGACCGGTGAAGCGAATCCAGCCCTCACCAGGGCTGACCTGAGCGCAGGTCAGGTGGCCATCGATCTTGCTCTGCCAGAGAAAGAATGGTGCCGGCGCGGCGAAGCTGGGCAGGCTCAGGGCGAGCAGTGCGGTGAGCAGTAGGGTACGCATGATGGTGGTCTCCAGAGCGTGACGGACACAGCCTAACACGACCTCAGAAACGTTCCTTCTCGCCTAGATAGCGCCATTGCCCGACCGGCAACTTGGCCATGGGGACGCCGCCGATGCGGATGCGCTTCATGCCCAGCACCTTCAGGCCCAACGCCGTACAGATCTGCCGCAGCAGGTCAGGGGCCGGATTCTTCAGCGCGAAGCGCAGGCGCTGTTCGCTCTGCCAACTGGCCTTGCACGGCGGGAACTGCGTGCCCTTGTGCAGCCAGCCTTTCTTCAGGCGCTCCAATGCGCTGGCGGGCACTTCGCCGGCTACTTCGACCAGGTATTCCTGCTCCAGCTTGGCGGCATCCTCGCGCAGCTTGCGTTGCGTGCGCCAGTCCTGGCTGAGCACTATCAGGCCGCTGGCGCCTGTCTGCAGCGGCAGGCTCTGCTCCTGGCGCAGGAAGTGGCCATGCAGGACGCGCTGGGTGTGCGGGTCTTGTTCCCAGTGGCGTTCGTGTACCAGCAGGTGCTGCAACTGTGCAGCGTTGCAGCCAGTCGAGCCATGCACCAGCAGGGTGACGGGCTCCACGGGATCAAGGCTGGCATCGGGGTGCAACTCGACGCGCTGATCCTCGACCTTGAATTGCGGCGCTTCGACCACCTGGCCGTCCACCGTCACCCAGCCCCCTGCGATGTAAAGATCGGCTTCACGGCGCGAGCAACCGAACAGCTCGATGACGCGTTTGGACAGACGGGTGGCTTCGCTCATGACTGGGCTCGACAAAAAGAAGGTCATTGTACCGGCAAGAAGCTGTGGTGCCGGAAAAGAAAAAGCCCCGCATGCTGCGGGGCTTTTCAGGAGATATGTCGGTCAGACCAGCTCGCCCCACATGTCGTACTCGTCGGCATCGACGATGCGTACGCGCACCTTGTCGCCCGGCTTGACGTTGGGGGAGTCGATGAACACGCTGCCGTCGATCTCCGGGGCGTCGGCCCAGGAGCGGGCCACGGCGCCTTCACCGTCCACTTCGTCGATCAGTACGTCCATCTCCAGGCCGATCTTGGCCTGTAGACGTGCAGAGCTGATCGCCTGCTGGTGCGCCATGAAGCGCTCCCAGCGGTCCTGCTTGACGTCGTCAGGCACCACTTCCAGGCCCAGGTCGTTGGCTGGTGCGCCTTCGACTGGCGAATACTGGAAGCAACCGACGCGGTCGAGCTGCGCTTCGGTCAGCCAGTCCAGCAGGTACTGGAAGTCTTCCTCGGTCTCGCCGGGGAAACCGACGATGAAGGTGGAGCGGATGGTCAGCTCCGGGCAGATCTCACGCCACTTCTTGATGCGTGCCAGGGTCTTGTCTTCGAAGGCCGGGCGCTTCATCGACTTGAGCACTTTCGGGCTGGCGTGCTGGAAGGGGATGTCCAGGTACGGCAACAGCTTGCCGGCGGCCATCAGCGGGATCACGTCATCGACGTTGGGGTAGGGGTAGACGTAGTGCAGACGCACCCACACGCCCATCGACGACAGCGCTTCGCACAGCTCGAGCATGCGCGTCTTCACCGGTTGGCCGTTCCAGAAGTCCAGCTTGTACTTCAGGTCGACGCCGTAGGCGCTGGTGTCCTGGCTGATCACCAGCAGCTCTTTCACGCCGGCCTTGACCAGGCGCTCGGCTTCGCTGAGCACATCGCCCACCGGACGGCTGACCAGCTTGCCGCGCATCGACGGGATGATGCAGAAGCTGCAGGTATGGTTGCAGCCTTCGGAAATCTTCAGGTAGGCGTAGTGGCGCGGGGTCAGCTTGATGCCCTGCGGTGGCACCAGGTCGATCAGCGGGTTGTGCTCGGTTTTCGGCGGGATGACTTCGTGTACGGCGTTGACCACCTGCTCATACTGCTGCGGGCCGGTGACGGCCAGCACGCTCGGGTGCACGTCGCGGATGCTGTCTTCGGCCACGCCCATGCAACCAGTGACGATCACCTTGCCGTTTTCCGCCAGCGCCTCACCGATGGCGTCCAGCGACTCGGCCTTGGCGCTATCGATGAAGCCACAGGTATTGACCACCACCACGTCGGCATCCTGGTAGGTCGGTACGATCTCGTAACCTTCCATGCGCAGCTGGGTCAGGATTCGCTCGGAGTCGACCGTCGCTTTTGGACAGCCAAGGGAGACAAACCCTACTTTCGGTGTGGCGGTGGACATGCGGGCTAACCTCTAAGGGCGCCTGGGTGGCGCCTCTGATCAAAAAGTGCGCAATTCTAGCGGCGCTTCGTGCGCTTGACCAGAGGCGCCTTCACCTCAATTACGTCCCGGCAGCATGCGCGTCAGGGTGTTATCGCGCGCCACGTAATGGTGGTACAGGCCGGCAATGGCGTGCAGGCCGATCAGCCAGTAACCGGCGGTGCCTGCCAGCTCGTGCAGTTCCTTGATCTGTCCGGCCAGTTCCTTGTCCGGGCCGATCAGCGCGGGCAGCTCCAGGCCGAAGAAGGGGATGGGCTTGCCAGCGGCGCTGAGAATCAGCCAGCCGGCCAGCGGCGCGCCAATCATCAGTGCATACAGCGCCAGGTGCATCAGCTTGGCAGGCAGGGCTTGCCAGGTCGGCAGCGGCGGCTCGATGGCCGGGGTCGGACTGAGTGCGCGGGCCAGCAGACGCAGCCAGACCAGCGCGAAGACGCTCAGGCCGAGCATGAAGTGCCACTGCTTGAGCAGTTCGCGGGTTTCGCTACCCTTGGGGAAATTTCCTTTGAGCTCGATGCAGGCATAGACGACTGCGATCAGGATCAGCATCAGCCAGTGCAGGCCGATGGAGAGGCTTCCATGGCGTGGTGAGGCGTTCTTCCGGTTCATTCAGGCGTTCCTCGGTCAATGTCCTGCATCTGCAGCAGGCGTTTCCAGCATAAGCCTGCTTGGCTTATGGACCGCTGAGGTAGATCAATGCCCGGAAACGAAAAAGGCCACTCGATTGAGTGGCCTTTATCTGAAGGTGGTTGCGGGAGCAGGATTTGAACCTACGACCTTCGGGTTATGAGCCCGACGAGCTACCAGACTGCTCCATCCCGCGCCGGCAATTCTACGCTTACCTAATGTCTTGTCAATCGATTTGTTTCGTTTGATCGAAAAAGTTAATTTTCGTCAAAGCAAAAAGGCCACTCATTGAGTGGCCTTTTCGTGAAGCTGGTTGCGGGAGCAGGATTTGAACCTACGACCTTCGGGTTATGAGCCCGACGAGCTACCAGACTGCTCCATCCCGCGTCTGTGGGTCGGCATTCTACAGTCAGATGCTCAGGTGTCAACCGCTATTTGCGAGAAAAGTGTTTTCAACTCAGGTGCTTAGCGTTAAACAGCTGTTAGACTTCAGTACTCCAGGCCAGGCTGGGCGAGGCTTCCGAGGGTGATGTGCGCAAGATAATTCACGTGGACTGCGACTGCTTTTACGCCGCCATCGAGATGCGTGACGACCCGAGCCTGGCCAGTCGTCCGCTGGCTGTCGGTGGTTCGGCGGACCGACGCGGGGTAATCGCTACCTGCAACTACGAGGCGCGTGCCTATGGTGTGCGTTCGGCGATGTCGTCGCGGCATGCGCTGAAGTTGTGCCCGGATCTTCTGATCGTCAAACCGCGCTTCGAGGTGTACCGCTCGGTCTCGCGTGACATTCACGGCATCTTTCGTCAGTTCACCGACCTGATCGAGCCGCTGTCGTTGGACGAGGCCTATCTGGATGTCAGCGACTCGCCGCATTTCGCTGGTAGCGCCACGCGCATCGCCCAGGAAATTCGCCGTCGTGTGGCGCAGGAGCTGCACATCACCGTGTCGGCTGGCGTCGCGCCGAACAAGTTCCTGGCCAAGATCGCCAGCGACTGGCGCAAACCCAACGGGTTGTTCGTCATTACCCCGGATCAGGTCGATGATTTCGTGGCGCAGTTGCCGGTGAACAAGCTGCATGGCGTCGGCAAGGTCACGGCGGACAAGCTGACGCGCTTAGGGATTCGCACCTGTCTGGATCTGCGGGACTGGAACAAGCTGGCGCTGGTGCGCGAGTTCGGCAGTTTCGGTGAGCGCTTGTGGCGCCTGGCCCACGGCATCGACGAACGTGCCGTGCAGGTGGACAGCCGCCGCCAGTCGTTGAGCGTGGAGCACACCTACGATCAGGATCTACCCGATCTGCAGAGCTGTCTGGAGAAACTGCCGGCACTGCTCGAGGAGATGAACGGCCGCCTGCAGCGTCTGGACACCAGCTATCGACCGGACAAGCCTTTCGTCAAAGTGAAGTTTCATGATTTCACCCAGACCACCCTGGAGCAGGCGGGGGCCAGTCGGGATCTGGAAAGCTACCGGCTATTGCTGAGCAACGCTTTCGCCCGTGGCGACAAGCCGGTGCGCCTGCTCGGGGTAGGCGTCAGGCTGCATGATCTGCGCGGGCGGCAGGAGCAGCTCGATCTGTTCGCGTAGTTGCCGTTGTGGGAGGGGCTTTAGCCGCGATCATCGATAAAGAAGTCGCCGCTGAAGCGCCTCCCACAGGGTATTCACGCGGCTCGATCACTGCGGCCAGAGGCGAATCGGCTTGCCGGTGGCCGGCCACAGCTGCAACTGGCCGATGTCGTTGAAGTCCCAGCGCCGCACTTCCGCCAACGCCGCGAGGAAGCGCTGCTCCTGCTCCATCAATGAGGGCGCGCACATCTTGCGGGTGCTGCCCGGGGTTTCGAAGCGGACAGCGTCATCCTTCAGCGTGTAGCCGGCGAACCAGTGATTGCAGCCCGCGTGGCCATGGGCGCGGCCGTCAGCAGCGAAGGTGACGGTCAGGTGGCTGCGGTCGATCAGCGGGTGTTCGCCGATCCATTCCACTTGGTAGCTGCGTTCGGTTTCCAGCTGCGGTGCGTCGCTGGCACAGCCGACCAAGGTGGCGGTGAGCAGGGCGAGGGGCAGGGCGCGGTACATGGTGTCAGGCCTCCTGGCAGGTACGGCATAGGTGTCGGCCAGCGTCGTTGCGCCAGCCAAGCTCGGCGATACGAGCTTCAGCGGCTGGTGCTTGCGCGGCTTTGCCGA
Proteins encoded in this window:
- the dinB gene encoding DNA polymerase IV gives rise to the protein MRKIIHVDCDCFYAAIEMRDDPSLASRPLAVGGSADRRGVIATCNYEARAYGVRSAMSSRHALKLCPDLLIVKPRFEVYRSVSRDIHGIFRQFTDLIEPLSLDEAYLDVSDSPHFAGSATRIAQEIRRRVAQELHITVSAGVAPNKFLAKIASDWRKPNGLFVITPDQVDDFVAQLPVNKLHGVGKVTADKLTRLGIRTCLDLRDWNKLALVREFGSFGERLWRLAHGIDERAVQVDSRRQSLSVEHTYDQDLPDLQSCLEKLPALLEEMNGRLQRLDTSYRPDKPFVKVKFHDFTQTTLEQAGASRDLESYRLLLSNAFARGDKPVRLLGVGVRLHDLRGRQEQLDLFA
- a CDS encoding META domain-containing protein yields the protein MYRALPLALLTATLVGCASDAPQLETERSYQVEWIGEHPLIDRSHLTVTFAADGRAHGHAGCNHWFAGYTLKDDAVRFETPGSTRKMCAPSLMEQEQRFLAALAEVRRWDFNDIGQLQLWPATGKPIRLWPQ